One Lysobacter enzymogenes DNA segment encodes these proteins:
- the ttcA gene encoding tRNA 2-thiocytidine(32) synthetase TtcA — protein MSTVLPLAEPIRRARDAAAPADPERLGARLRHQVGRAIADFGMIEDGDKVMVCLSGGKDSYTLLDILLQLQKKAPVKFELVAVNLDQKQPDFPEHVLPQYLESIGVAYKILEQDTYSVVTRVVPEGKTMCSLCSRLRRGALYTYAAEQGFTKIALGHHRDDLVATFFLNLFFHAKLSGMPPKLLSDDGRHVVIRPLAYVREDDIVEYAAAKQFPIIPCNLCGSQENLQRKQVKRMMDAWERDTPGRLEIISRALGDIRPSQLSDPKLFDFLGLGQAGSAASKPPVWLDEAGSDDPVAQIG, from the coding sequence ATGAGCACCGTCCTGCCCCTAGCCGAACCCATCCGCCGCGCCCGCGATGCCGCCGCTCCCGCCGATCCCGAGCGTCTCGGCGCGCGCCTGCGCCATCAGGTCGGCCGCGCCATCGCCGACTTCGGCATGATCGAGGACGGCGACAAGGTCATGGTCTGCCTGTCCGGCGGCAAGGACAGCTACACCTTGCTGGACATCCTGCTGCAGCTGCAGAAGAAGGCGCCGGTGAAGTTCGAGCTGGTCGCGGTCAACCTCGACCAGAAGCAGCCGGACTTTCCCGAGCACGTGCTGCCGCAGTACCTCGAATCGATCGGCGTGGCGTACAAGATCCTCGAGCAGGACACCTACTCGGTGGTCACCCGGGTCGTGCCCGAGGGCAAGACCATGTGCTCGCTGTGTTCGCGCCTGCGCCGCGGCGCGCTGTACACCTACGCCGCCGAGCAGGGCTTCACCAAGATCGCGCTCGGCCACCACCGCGACGATTTGGTCGCCACGTTCTTCCTGAACCTGTTCTTCCACGCCAAGCTCAGCGGCATGCCGCCCAAGCTGCTGTCCGACGACGGCCGCCACGTGGTGATCCGGCCGCTGGCCTACGTGCGCGAGGACGACATCGTCGAGTACGCGGCGGCGAAGCAGTTCCCGATCATCCCGTGCAACCTGTGCGGCTCGCAGGAGAACCTGCAGCGCAAGCAGGTCAAGCGGATGATGGACGCCTGGGAACGCGACACGCCCGGGCGCCTGGAGATCATCTCGCGCGCGCTCGGCGACATCCGGCCGTCGCAGCTGAGCGATCCCAAGCTGTTCGATTTCCTCGGCCTGGGACAGGCCGGCAGCGCGGCGTCGAAGCCGCCGGTGTGGCTGGACGAGGCCGGGTCCGACGATCCGGTCGCGCAGATCGGATGA